A region of Maridesulfovibrio sp. DNA encodes the following proteins:
- a CDS encoding DUF554 domain-containing protein produces the protein MIPIGSLVNGGAIIAGSIIGILLHSRFPERIRQIIFQALGLGVVLIGIQMALKVQDILVVIFSLLIGGIIGELLRLDTLFERGAGWLKKKVGSSDTGFIDGMITASLIFCIGAMAIIGSLEEGIKGDTTILFTKAMLDGFASIALASSYGIGVLFSFIPVIIYQGALTLFAESFQEWFSPFIIDQLTATGGLLIIGISLTLLEIKRINLANLLPSLPVVITLTALLN, from the coding sequence ATGATTCCAATAGGCTCACTGGTCAATGGCGGTGCCATCATCGCCGGATCCATAATCGGTATCCTCCTGCACAGCAGATTTCCTGAACGCATTCGACAGATTATTTTTCAGGCACTTGGTCTGGGTGTTGTTCTGATCGGCATCCAGATGGCTTTAAAAGTTCAAGATATCCTTGTGGTTATCTTCAGTCTTCTCATTGGCGGAATCATTGGTGAATTACTGAGGCTTGATACCTTATTCGAGCGAGGTGCAGGATGGCTGAAAAAAAAGGTCGGCTCCAGCGATACCGGTTTTATTGATGGAATGATTACAGCTTCACTTATCTTCTGCATCGGGGCCATGGCCATCATAGGTTCATTGGAAGAAGGAATAAAAGGAGATACCACCATCCTTTTCACAAAGGCCATGCTCGACGGCTTCGCATCCATAGCCTTGGCTTCCTCTTACGGAATCGGGGTGCTTTTCTCTTTCATTCCGGTAATAATCTATCAGGGCGCACTGACCCTTTTCGCCGAATCATTTCAGGAATGGTTCTCGCCGTTTATCATTGACCAGCTTACCGCAACCGGAGGTCTGCTCATAATCGGTATCAGCCTGACCCTGCTCGAAATAAAACGTATCAACCTGGCAAATCTACTGCCTTCACTGCCAGTGGTTATAACCCTAACCGCTCTGCTCAATTAA
- a CDS encoding RHS repeat-associated core domain-containing protein, whose amino-acid sequence MKSFNHYKMELRPRSELTTELVLYGETEPAEMQIENLWKIVDRRTGEELADPKPDFDEFSSSDRMYPSMMNPEVKRRWDLKNYEWEETKAQHAKLKRMVHAQFLQENPNLPVIQGLKGTTYGSEIQAEFQKMLSGSQSMLKSRMPQAGTGRTIRDELERDNVDLNEVADEVVQFQTPKSRNTFAVMGVDRDETLRIVGKILASAESSHALEYQYDEEGRLQVVHYEGKPVEVYRYNRMGQRVFSQVSGGQPLKYSYNEQGQLVQAGEVSYSYNEDGYLAAKQDSDGLTRYHYLESGQLCGVQLPDGREIEYRFDENGFRVEKLINGKLVQRYQWDDLITLSAVEDRSGVTRIRYDEDGDAIGMIRNGQKLLLATDQLGSTFTVADLSGNSVQEILYDSFGVMIQNSRPELAPPLGFAGGLYDSDTGLIHFGYREYDPAIGRFISPDPLGYAGGDVDLYGYCGDDPVNFVDRLGLFDESSSDDDGKSESKSSSSGGYAGNDFGPGYNGTSGSAYGPTDAGWGYNTDPGGSHYNGDDTLGGEGHSQNATRSTQQAKDDDFFGQQSQQAIDQLNNAGVQQGLEVDKQAQELTSRQDKFNANEQAKKEHRALAEADRISRARRASLAADEDDKDKGFFEKAEDYVKASWDNMAAKEKRNQQRRDAAAKNLNPSKVTDIFSNDPKVRKNRANTIKAGVQDKLENYADVYLSTPDDKMYPVQYGITKLGEFMKRNKN is encoded by the coding sequence ATGAAATCTTTCAATCATTACAAAATGGAACTGAGGCCCCGTAGCGAACTGACAACCGAACTGGTACTGTACGGTGAAACTGAACCTGCGGAAATGCAGATTGAAAATCTCTGGAAAATCGTTGACCGCAGAACAGGTGAAGAACTTGCAGACCCAAAGCCTGACTTTGATGAATTCTCATCCTCTGACCGCATGTACCCATCCATGATGAATCCGGAAGTCAAACGCCGCTGGGACCTGAAAAATTATGAATGGGAAGAAACCAAAGCTCAACATGCAAAGTTGAAGCGTATGGTTCATGCCCAGTTTCTGCAGGAAAATCCCAACCTGCCCGTGATTCAGGGTCTGAAAGGCACAACTTACGGTAGTGAAATTCAGGCTGAGTTCCAGAAAATGCTCAGCGGAAGCCAGTCGATGCTTAAGTCCCGCATGCCGCAGGCTGGTACGGGGCGGACTATCCGTGATGAACTTGAACGCGATAACGTGGACCTCAATGAAGTGGCTGATGAGGTCGTGCAGTTCCAGACTCCCAAGTCCCGGAACACTTTTGCTGTCATGGGTGTTGACCGGGATGAAACACTGCGCATTGTTGGTAAAATCCTCGCTTCAGCAGAATCCAGCCATGCCCTTGAATATCAGTACGATGAAGAAGGCAGGTTGCAGGTTGTGCATTACGAGGGAAAGCCGGTTGAAGTGTATCGCTACAACCGCATGGGCCAGCGCGTGTTTTCGCAGGTATCAGGCGGTCAGCCGCTGAAATATAGCTACAATGAACAGGGGCAGCTCGTTCAAGCCGGAGAGGTCTCTTATTCCTACAATGAAGACGGCTACCTTGCAGCTAAACAGGACTCAGATGGCCTTACCCGCTATCATTATCTGGAAAGCGGACAGCTTTGCGGTGTGCAGCTTCCTGACGGCAGGGAAATTGAATATCGCTTTGATGAAAATGGATTCCGTGTCGAGAAGCTCATCAACGGCAAGCTGGTGCAGCGTTACCAGTGGGACGATCTGATCACTCTGTCTGCGGTGGAAGACCGTTCCGGTGTGACCCGTATCCGCTATGATGAAGATGGGGACGCTATCGGGATGATCCGCAACGGCCAGAAGCTGCTACTGGCTACCGATCAGTTGGGTAGTACCTTTACTGTTGCTGATCTGTCGGGAAACAGTGTACAGGAAATCCTATATGATTCTTTCGGGGTGATGATACAGAACAGTCGTCCCGAACTCGCGCCTCCGCTCGGCTTTGCCGGAGGATTGTATGATTCCGATACCGGCCTGATTCATTTCGGCTACCGTGAGTACGATCCTGCCATTGGGCGTTTCATTTCTCCTGATCCGCTGGGCTATGCTGGCGGTGATGTGGATTTGTATGGCTATTGCGGGGATGATCCGGTTAACTTTGTCGATCGGCTGGGGTTGTTTGATGAATCCAGTTCAGATGATGATGGGAAGAGCGAAAGCAAATCGTCAAGTTCCGGTGGGTACGCTGGAAATGATTTCGGTCCGGGGTATAATGGAACCAGTGGAAGTGCCTACGGCCCTACAGACGCTGGTTGGGGGTATAATACCGATCCGGGAGGCTCTCATTACAATGGTGATGACACCCTAGGCGGGGAAGGGCATAGCCAAAATGCGACACGTAGTACCCAACAGGCAAAAGATGACGATTTTTTCGGTCAGCAAAGTCAGCAAGCTATTGATCAGCTAAATAACGCAGGCGTGCAACAAGGTTTGGAAGTGGATAAGCAGGCTCAAGAGCTGACTAGTAGACAGGATAAATTCAATGCTAATGAACAGGCAAAAAAAGAACATAGAGCTCTTGCTGAGGCCGACCGGATAAGCCGAGCACGACGTGCGTCTCTGGCAGCCGATGAAGATGATAAGGATAAAGGATTTTTCGAAAAAGCAGAGGATTACGTAAAGGCAAGCTGGGATAATATGGCAGCAAAAGAAAAACGAAATCAGCAAAGGAGAGATGCGGCTGCTAAAAACCTTAATCCGAGTAAAGTCACAGATATTTTCAGCAATGATCCAAAGGTGAGAAAAAATAGGGCTAATACTATTAAGGCTGGCGTTCAGGATAAATTGGAAAATTATGCTGATGTCTATCTTTCTACTCCTGATGATAAAATGTATCCAGTTCAGTATGGAATTACTAAGCTGGGCGAATTTATGAAGAGAAATAAAAATTAA
- a CDS encoding helix-turn-helix domain-containing protein, with amino-acid sequence MQGLLSTKEAAEKLGLSPGTLEVWRCLGKGPRYIKIGRRVGYDLKDLDAYVESCKVIPLEEMSDLPRHR; translated from the coding sequence ATGCAAGGACTATTAAGCACAAAAGAAGCTGCTGAAAAATTAGGACTCAGCCCCGGAACCCTCGAAGTATGGCGTTGTCTTGGAAAAGGGCCGCGCTATATCAAAATCGGCAGGCGGGTCGGGTACGATCTTAAAGATCTGGATGCCTATGTGGAATCCTGCAAGGTCATTCCGCTTGAAGAAATGTCTGACCTGCCGAGGCACAGATGA
- a CDS encoding YfjI family protein produces MNESGTDILSMFGNKAPVPLGPQFPPSLSSVQLPPILADYSFELSEALQVPYEMVLCNLLGVLSTAAQRRFHVQIKEGYEESLNLYLLSPLPPGERKSAVTQAARRPLIGWENEQEKLIGPLAQEARSKRMTLERAIEHRRNMAAKAKNSQSRDNLIQEIRDLEDEMPELITIPLLLADDITPECLAMLMEQQSECMSIIEAEGGLFDTFAGRYSRMPNLDLILKAFSGEPCRVDRKHGQFIGLKHPLLTICVTTQPDVLRGMAGNPEFRGRGFLARFLYFFGQSRLGYRVAEPPQVSLQVERAFLERVEFLLSLKSNSEMNAQGKSLLLSAGAYESWKNFFLLIEGELRPGSSLENMTDWAGKVPGPVARLAGLLHLASAQQVESKVDSAVMLAATELGKKLVHHARYAFHDMGCDDLTSCAQAILKWITGRKIELFTGRECQRAIRGRFPKKKQIEQGLTMLVEFGYVVVLPVQSSGPGRPPSPSYQVHPAVHAAEAIPISNPSQPTHCDTVSCATGVPVGAGEGGKPPFEPSVYARKMEAV; encoded by the coding sequence ATGAACGAGTCCGGCACAGACATTCTTTCCATGTTCGGAAATAAGGCCCCAGTTCCATTGGGGCCTCAGTTTCCTCCTTCTCTATCATCGGTTCAATTACCGCCGATTCTGGCTGATTACAGCTTTGAGCTTAGCGAAGCGTTGCAGGTGCCTTATGAGATGGTGCTCTGCAATCTCCTTGGCGTCCTATCAACCGCAGCGCAGCGGAGGTTCCATGTGCAGATTAAAGAAGGTTATGAGGAATCCTTAAACCTGTACCTGCTTTCGCCGCTACCGCCCGGAGAAAGGAAAAGCGCGGTGACGCAGGCCGCAAGAAGACCGCTTATCGGCTGGGAAAATGAGCAGGAAAAGCTCATTGGTCCACTGGCGCAGGAAGCGCGTTCAAAACGGATGACTCTTGAACGCGCCATTGAGCATCGGCGCAACATGGCGGCCAAGGCAAAAAACTCGCAAAGCCGGGACAACCTCATTCAGGAAATCCGGGATTTGGAAGATGAAATGCCGGAGCTGATTACAATCCCGCTCTTGCTTGCCGATGACATAACTCCTGAATGCCTTGCCATGCTCATGGAGCAGCAAAGCGAATGCATGTCCATCATTGAAGCTGAAGGCGGTCTTTTTGATACATTTGCCGGTCGTTACAGCCGCATGCCTAACCTTGATCTGATTTTAAAAGCATTCAGTGGCGAACCGTGCCGCGTGGACCGTAAGCATGGGCAGTTTATCGGCCTGAAGCATCCACTGTTAACTATCTGCGTTACCACTCAGCCGGATGTGTTGCGTGGAATGGCCGGAAATCCTGAATTCCGTGGACGCGGTTTCTTGGCGCGTTTCCTCTATTTCTTTGGTCAAAGCAGGCTTGGTTATCGAGTGGCGGAGCCTCCGCAGGTATCATTACAGGTGGAACGAGCTTTTCTAGAGCGGGTTGAGTTTCTGCTTTCTCTCAAAAGTAATTCTGAAATGAATGCACAAGGTAAGTCTCTGCTGCTTAGTGCCGGAGCTTATGAGTCGTGGAAAAACTTTTTCCTGCTCATTGAGGGAGAGTTGCGACCGGGGAGTAGTCTGGAAAATATGACTGATTGGGCGGGTAAGGTTCCGGGGCCGGTTGCCCGCTTGGCCGGTCTGCTGCATCTGGCTTCAGCGCAACAGGTTGAGTCGAAGGTTGATTCCGCTGTCATGCTTGCGGCTACTGAATTGGGAAAGAAGCTTGTTCATCATGCCCGCTACGCATTTCATGATATGGGGTGTGATGATCTGACTTCCTGTGCTCAGGCTATCTTGAAATGGATCACGGGCCGCAAAATTGAGCTGTTCACTGGTCGTGAATGTCAGCGTGCGATCCGTGGACGGTTTCCGAAAAAGAAGCAGATTGAGCAGGGACTAACCATGCTCGTGGAGTTCGGATATGTGGTTGTGCTTCCGGTGCAATCTTCCGGTCCGGGGCGTCCTCCGAGTCCGAGTTACCAAGTTCATCCGGCTGTGCATGCTGCCGAAGCTATCCCAATATCGAATCCTAGCCAGCCTACCCACTGTGACACTGTTAGCTGCGCAACAGGTGTCCCCGTGGGGGCTGGCGAGGGAGGCAAGCCTCCCTTCGAACCCTCCGTTTACGCCAGAAAAATGGAGGCCGTATGA
- a CDS encoding plasmid mobilization protein, translating into MSTARTRWLNVRVTPDEKNSVVEEAEAKGMTIGDFMRQLLGKRRVRKTRREREKLLHLARIGNNINQLARWANTYKSNADSVLILAELAAIERELKCI; encoded by the coding sequence ATGAGCACGGCCCGCACTAGATGGTTGAATGTCCGGGTTACGCCGGATGAGAAAAATAGCGTTGTGGAAGAAGCAGAAGCCAAGGGCATGACCATCGGTGATTTCATGCGTCAGCTTCTGGGTAAAAGACGAGTACGCAAGACCAGACGTGAGCGGGAGAAGCTTCTTCACCTTGCCCGTATTGGCAACAACATCAATCAGCTCGCTCGCTGGGCAAATACCTATAAGAGCAATGCCGATTCCGTTCTCATCCTCGCCGAACTGGCTGCCATTGAGAGGGAGCTGAAATGTATATGA
- a CDS encoding relaxase/mobilization nuclease domain-containing protein, with protein MYMKVFAHGRGNGAKAIDYVIDPRRKGREESPPEVLRGDPEAVQRVIGSTYRVWKFTSGVLSWAPQDKVSPQLEKEVMDDFEKVAFAGLEPDQYSILWVRHSHAGHHEMHFIIPRTELRSDKAMNPCPPNWHKQYDVWRDLWNERMEWAKPDELKRSRLLQPGKDIHSPKGKQLHNFRKTVTDFLAQGIADGLHKDRADLVKALEEEGLSVVRQGKKYITLELPEDKTRVRLKGGIYESSWRAKRQTERANELAVAGSRADRQQRIERLERELAEICRKRAEFHHSRYGRPHPEAQEKAVRDFGKLLETKHFGEHRIRAAVTHNVGLHNRILRLENQGQPRRADKNQRAGRESEKEHKQIYGMGDQGISDRRAAVSDFPKGINLKIAQTNSGQPAVLLQR; from the coding sequence ATGTATATGAAGGTTTTCGCCCATGGCCGGGGAAACGGAGCCAAGGCCATTGATTATGTAATTGATCCCCGGCGCAAAGGGCGAGAAGAATCGCCGCCGGAAGTTTTGCGCGGTGATCCTGAAGCCGTACAGCGGGTGATTGGTTCAACTTATCGGGTATGGAAGTTTACATCCGGGGTGCTCTCATGGGCACCGCAGGACAAGGTTTCCCCGCAGCTTGAAAAAGAAGTGATGGACGACTTTGAAAAGGTCGCTTTCGCAGGACTTGAGCCGGATCAATATTCGATTCTTTGGGTCAGGCACAGCCATGCCGGTCATCATGAAATGCATTTCATTATCCCGCGCACCGAATTGCGCAGTGACAAGGCCATGAATCCATGCCCGCCCAACTGGCATAAGCAATATGATGTCTGGCGCGACCTTTGGAATGAGCGCATGGAGTGGGCAAAGCCTGATGAGCTAAAGCGATCCCGGTTGTTGCAACCCGGCAAAGACATTCATTCACCCAAAGGAAAACAACTGCACAATTTCAGGAAAACCGTAACCGATTTCCTAGCTCAAGGCATAGCTGACGGTCTGCACAAGGACCGTGCGGATCTGGTCAAGGCTTTGGAGGAAGAAGGGCTTTCCGTGGTCCGGCAGGGCAAGAAGTATATCACCTTGGAGTTACCCGAAGACAAGACACGAGTCCGATTGAAGGGAGGAATATATGAATCATCTTGGAGAGCTAAGCGACAAACTGAAAGAGCGAATGAACTCGCAGTCGCAGGAAGTAGAGCAGATCGCCAGCAGCGCATTGAAAGACTTGAGCGGGAACTTGCTGAAATATGCCGAAAGCGAGCTGAATTCCATCACAGCAGATATGGACGGCCACATCCAGAAGCTCAGGAAAAAGCAGTCCGCGATTTCGGCAAGCTACTGGAAACAAAACATTTTGGTGAACATCGTATCCGTGCTGCTGTTACTCATAATGTCGGTCTGCATAACCGGATTTTACGGTTGGAGAATCAAGGCCAGCCACGAAGAGCTGACAAGAATCAACGCGCAGGTAGAGAGTCAGAGAAAGAACATAAGCAAATTTACGGAATGGGGGATCAAGGCATATCAGACCGAAGAGCAGCAGTATCTGATTTTCCCAAGGGGATAAATCTGAAAATCGCACAGACAAACAGCGGCCAGCCAGCCGTTTTATTGCAGAGGTAG
- a CDS encoding pentapeptide repeat-containing protein — MACCMDAKFGWCAGEDIVYKDSKGKEYCLFHAPAEHKYSKLYVEGKGQRPELVSDTDFNTFVLSKIKKCIQSGADEWQGNYTWWANDPRCNLAGTIFPWDITFESIDKLPAIKFDECKFKGIVDFSDCIFEVQTCFFHTVFEDPVIFANNTFNGPVHFDGSTFDYQSNPERSIYCYDYPQSLEDLGISCGCSFFNITFKDDVSYGRCLFNAKIKFKHCHFEKKCTFLDFNRTIFNDEFSFIRNIVNDAFDLGRCIFNSTIKITSCDFLGMSSFKKSKFIEAKLVGTQFHKNIVFAEANTSKRLIIEDCIFKKEIMFAHANINIIRIRYSYFNSPSFFSGMFGRCRLYIGNSHFDDMVQFNGNSYNGFQILSCSFKKLADFSNTTHNEIENKSNPNQHYCCMVNNCTFDSWVYFKDTTFKSIATFENTISGQKIIFERANMCNVSLKRMNIESFQFIECLWHKDKNKYGPLYNENPKNKSDKLANSTLESTYRRLKRIAKDGSDEVQTSHWHYKEKEMQAKNVRTILHQDFMCHFFLVLAVIISSLCLTYYDIPFSVGILAYLTPIVLIFKLYKKSEQLFAITYYSIYNLISGYGEKPLRALIWLTIFILLPAFIPIDLTTYKDPQWIKDTVNYLPLTQTSSETSYLSILIHGLGRILIAVQAALFAFALRNKLRR, encoded by the coding sequence ATGGCCTGTTGTATGGATGCAAAGTTCGGTTGGTGCGCGGGAGAAGATATCGTCTATAAAGACAGTAAAGGTAAAGAATACTGTCTCTTCCATGCTCCTGCCGAGCATAAATACTCCAAACTTTATGTTGAAGGCAAAGGGCAGCGCCCGGAACTGGTGTCCGACACCGACTTCAATACATTTGTTCTTTCAAAAATAAAAAAATGCATACAAAGCGGAGCAGATGAATGGCAAGGCAATTATACGTGGTGGGCAAATGATCCAAGGTGTAATTTAGCAGGAACCATATTCCCTTGGGATATTACTTTTGAATCTATCGATAAACTTCCTGCTATAAAATTTGATGAATGCAAATTCAAAGGTATCGTCGATTTTTCAGATTGCATATTTGAAGTGCAGACATGTTTTTTTCATACCGTCTTTGAAGACCCAGTTATTTTTGCAAACAATACTTTTAATGGACCTGTTCATTTTGATGGTTCGACATTTGATTACCAATCCAATCCAGAAAGAAGTATATACTGCTATGATTATCCTCAATCCCTTGAAGATTTGGGCATAAGTTGTGGTTGTTCTTTTTTCAACATTACATTCAAAGATGACGTCTCGTATGGGCGTTGTCTCTTTAATGCTAAAATTAAATTTAAACACTGTCATTTTGAAAAGAAATGCACATTTTTAGATTTTAATAGAACCATTTTTAATGATGAATTTTCTTTCATTAGAAACATCGTCAATGACGCATTTGACCTTGGTAGATGCATATTTAATAGCACAATAAAAATTACAAGCTGTGATTTCCTTGGAATGTCTTCTTTTAAAAAATCAAAATTCATTGAAGCCAAATTAGTAGGAACACAATTTCATAAAAATATTGTTTTTGCAGAAGCAAATACGTCTAAACGCCTAATAATTGAAGATTGTATCTTTAAAAAAGAAATCATGTTCGCCCATGCAAATATAAATATTATTAGGATTAGATATAGCTATTTTAATAGTCCATCTTTTTTTTCAGGAATGTTTGGTAGATGTCGCTTATACATTGGGAACTCCCACTTTGATGACATGGTTCAATTTAACGGCAACTCATATAATGGATTTCAAATACTCAGTTGTTCCTTTAAAAAACTTGCTGATTTTTCTAACACCACACATAATGAAATAGAAAATAAATCTAATCCCAATCAGCACTATTGCTGCATGGTAAACAATTGCACATTTGATTCTTGGGTATATTTTAAAGATACAACCTTCAAGTCAATAGCAACTTTTGAAAACACTATCAGTGGTCAAAAAATAATTTTTGAAAGAGCTAACATGTGTAATGTTTCATTAAAAAGAATGAATATTGAATCATTTCAATTTATTGAGTGCCTTTGGCATAAGGACAAAAACAAATATGGCCCCCTTTATAATGAAAACCCCAAAAACAAGAGCGATAAACTTGCTAACTCAACCCTAGAATCAACTTACAGACGTTTGAAAAGAATTGCTAAAGATGGATCAGATGAAGTACAAACGTCACACTGGCATTACAAAGAAAAAGAAATGCAGGCCAAAAATGTACGCACAATTTTACATCAAGACTTTATGTGCCACTTCTTTCTTGTTTTAGCTGTCATAATTTCATCTCTGTGCCTGACCTATTATGATATCCCCTTTTCTGTTGGTATCCTAGCCTACTTAACCCCTATTGTATTAATTTTTAAGTTATACAAAAAATCTGAACAATTATTCGCAATAACATACTATTCAATATACAATTTAATTAGTGGCTACGGAGAAAAACCATTAAGAGCTTTAATTTGGCTTACTATTTTCATATTGTTACCAGCATTTATACCTATCGATTTAACAACTTACAAAGATCCTCAATGGATCAAAGACACTGTTAACTATTTACCTTTGACGCAAACAAGTTCTGAGACATCCTACCTATCTATACTTATTCATGGTCTCGGACGTATACTCATAGCTGTCCAAGCAGCGCTCTTCGCCTTCGCCCTACGCAACAAACTACGTAGGTAA
- a CDS encoding Fic family protein: protein MTVLTDNSKELRLRRINRVRTIRGSLAIEGNNLSEEQITAILDGKRVIAPPREIQEVHNAIAAYDRFDDWSVESEADLKEAHSVLMAGLIDEVGMYRRSGVGVIAGERVIHMAPPADRVPALMQDLFSWLGATDDHPLIASSVFHYEFEFIHPFADGNGRMGRLWQTLILKGWNPLFADIPVESLVFEHQEEYYDALQQSTNKADSAPFIEFMLRMILNAVSSATPQVDPQVAPQVKALIEVISGEMSRDELQTALSLKDRKSFRELYLKPALEEGLVEMTIPDKPNSRNQKYRLTEMGQLAVYR, encoded by the coding sequence TTGACCGTTTTAACCGATAACTCAAAGGAGTTAAGGCTAAGACGTATCAACCGTGTGCGCACAATTCGCGGATCACTGGCTATTGAAGGTAACAACCTTAGCGAAGAACAGATAACAGCGATTCTGGACGGCAAAAGAGTAATAGCTCCGCCTCGTGAGATTCAGGAGGTGCATAACGCCATTGCTGCTTATGATCGGTTCGATGATTGGTCGGTAGAGAGCGAAGCGGATTTGAAAGAAGCGCACAGCGTGCTCATGGCCGGACTGATTGACGAGGTTGGCATGTATCGCCGTTCCGGTGTGGGCGTGATCGCAGGGGAGAGGGTGATTCACATGGCCCCGCCTGCCGATAGAGTCCCGGCACTGATGCAGGATCTATTTTCATGGCTGGGTGCCACTGACGACCATCCTTTGATTGCCAGCTCGGTCTTCCACTACGAATTTGAATTTATCCACCCCTTTGCGGACGGCAACGGTCGTATGGGCCGTTTATGGCAGACTTTGATCCTGAAAGGATGGAATCCACTTTTCGCGGATATCCCGGTGGAAAGTCTGGTTTTCGAACACCAAGAAGAATATTATGACGCTCTCCAGCAGAGCACGAATAAGGCGGACTCGGCACCCTTTATAGAGTTCATGCTCAGGATGATTTTGAATGCCGTTTCATCTGCCACCCCCCAAGTTGACCCCCAAGTTGCCCCCCAAGTTAAAGCATTGATTGAAGTCATTTCTGGCGAAATGAGCCGTGATGAGCTGCAAACGGCTTTGAGCCTTAAAGACCGCAAGTCATTCAGGGAACTTTACCTCAAACCTGCATTGGAAGAAGGGCTTGTTGAAATGACCATTCCCGATAAGCCCAATAGTAGAAATCAGAAGTATCGGTTGACTGAGATGGGGCAACTTGCTGTATATCGCTAA